The following proteins are encoded in a genomic region of Kineosporiaceae bacterium:
- a CDS encoding cellulose-binding protein, with amino-acid sequence MAGDQHHQPFQIVMRGYDKAQVDERIGALEAQLRDARARVEEVDARAMKLSGEVAEAHRQLREVERPSYSGLGARIEQLLRLAEEQASDVIAAATKDADEALAQARVEAAQVRAAAQNESAEMTAGAQRESAELRQSATTEAEEIVATATRKAEEMLAVAEREAAKLKSVTEHETSEKRTTVDRELARLRATAEREVTELRAAAKRDVDEHRGAAKKEADDLRAAAAAMHEETRAKVEQMTTDLEVMLAARREEAERIDAERHEQAVAQATQLVAEAEQRAAAAEQRAAKAVEQAEHVRRDADDHAKQLIGNARRNADSVIAEARAHADKVLSEAKAEAERHRRAAQRQVDELTRQRDLISGHLDQLRSLLGTTMPGPVPNLDKLTAARGGGENLADGVPTAGEIAGEADKTIVLPATEEPARR; translated from the coding sequence GTGGCCGGCGATCAGCACCACCAGCCGTTCCAGATCGTCATGCGGGGATACGACAAGGCCCAGGTGGACGAGCGCATCGGGGCCTTGGAGGCCCAGTTGCGCGACGCCCGCGCGCGGGTCGAAGAAGTCGATGCCCGCGCGATGAAGCTCTCCGGCGAGGTGGCCGAGGCCCATCGCCAGCTCCGGGAGGTCGAACGGCCGTCGTACAGCGGTCTCGGCGCCCGGATCGAGCAGCTCCTCCGTCTGGCGGAGGAGCAGGCCAGCGACGTCATCGCTGCGGCCACCAAGGACGCCGACGAGGCCCTCGCGCAGGCGCGGGTCGAGGCGGCTCAGGTCCGCGCAGCGGCTCAGAACGAGTCCGCCGAGATGACCGCCGGCGCACAGCGTGAGAGCGCCGAGCTGCGGCAGAGCGCGACCACGGAGGCCGAGGAGATCGTCGCCACGGCCACCCGCAAGGCCGAGGAGATGCTGGCCGTCGCCGAGCGCGAGGCTGCCAAGCTCAAGAGCGTCACCGAGCACGAGACCAGCGAGAAGCGCACCACGGTCGACCGCGAGCTGGCCCGGCTGCGCGCCACGGCCGAGCGTGAGGTCACCGAGCTTCGCGCCGCGGCCAAGCGGGACGTCGACGAGCACCGGGGCGCGGCGAAGAAGGAGGCCGACGACCTGCGGGCCGCGGCCGCCGCCATGCACGAGGAGACTCGCGCCAAGGTCGAGCAGATGACCACGGACCTCGAGGTCATGCTCGCCGCCCGGCGCGAGGAGGCCGAGCGCATCGACGCCGAGCGTCACGAGCAGGCCGTCGCCCAGGCGACCCAGCTGGTGGCCGAGGCCGAGCAGCGCGCCGCCGCCGCCGAGCAGCGGGCCGCCAAGGCGGTCGAGCAGGCCGAGCACGTGCGGCGCGACGCCGACGACCACGCCAAGCAGCTGATCGGCAACGCCCGCCGCAACGCCGACTCGGTGATCGCCGAGGCTCGGGCCCACGCCGACAAGGTGCTCTCCGAGGCCAAGGCCGAGGCCGAGCGTCACCGTCGGGCCGCCCAGCGTCAGGTCGACGAGCTCACCCGTCAGCGCGACCTCATCTCCGGTCACCTCGACCAGCTGCGGTCGCTGCTCGGCACCACGATGCCGGGTCCGGTGCCCAACCTCGACAAGCTCACCGCCGCGCGCGGCGGCGGCGAGAACCTGGCGGACGGCGTCCCCACCGCCGGCGAGATCGCGGGCGAGGCGGACAAGACCATCGTGCTGCCGGCCACCGAGGAGCCGGCCCGGCGCTGA
- a CDS encoding AI-2E family transporter gives MGATGVLMASFLLGLLGRLTSVITLVVIALFLALALDPLVRWLQGRGLARGSAVALVFLGVVLLFTGFGFAVVPPLATEAADLTQALPGWVDDFQKTQWVIDLDKQFGIINTVTEQLKTRLANGETVVQLFGGVLGAGQAVISGAFSAFTVLVLTLYFTASLNTLTEATYALVPASRRARVRLIGDEIIRRIGGYTSGQVAVAAINATFTYVGLLVLGLPYALVLAITVGILGLIPMVGATIGAVVITVAALFQSWQAAVVVAVYYLIYQQVENYVIAPRIMSRTVNLPGFLAVIAALAGGALLGILGALIAIPIAASILLIVQEVIIPRQQRS, from the coding sequence ATGGGTGCCACCGGAGTCCTGATGGCCTCGTTCCTGCTCGGGTTGCTCGGGCGGTTGACCTCGGTGATCACCCTGGTGGTGATCGCCCTGTTCCTGGCCCTGGCGCTCGACCCGCTGGTGCGCTGGCTGCAGGGGCGTGGGCTGGCCCGTGGCTCGGCGGTGGCGCTGGTCTTCCTCGGCGTGGTGCTGCTGTTCACCGGGTTCGGGTTCGCCGTCGTGCCACCGCTGGCCACCGAGGCCGCGGACCTCACCCAGGCGTTGCCCGGCTGGGTGGACGACTTCCAGAAGACCCAGTGGGTGATCGATCTCGACAAACAGTTCGGGATCATCAACACGGTCACCGAACAGCTCAAGACCCGCCTGGCCAACGGCGAGACGGTGGTGCAGTTGTTCGGCGGGGTGCTGGGCGCCGGGCAGGCCGTCATCTCGGGTGCGTTCAGCGCGTTCACCGTGCTGGTGCTCACGCTCTACTTCACCGCATCCCTGAACACCCTGACCGAGGCCACGTACGCGCTGGTGCCGGCCTCGCGCCGGGCGCGGGTCCGCCTGATCGGCGATGAGATCATCCGCCGGATCGGTGGCTACACGTCGGGGCAGGTGGCGGTGGCGGCCATCAACGCCACGTTCACCTACGTCGGGCTGCTGGTGCTGGGACTGCCGTATGCCCTGGTGCTGGCGATCACTGTGGGCATCCTGGGGTTGATCCCGATGGTCGGCGCCACCATCGGGGCCGTGGTGATCACCGTGGCCGCGCTGTTCCAGAGCTGGCAGGCGGCCGTGGTCGTGGCCGTCTACTACCTGATCTACCAGCAGGTGGAGAACTACGTGATCGCGCCCCGGATCATGTCCCGCACCGTGAACCTGCCCGGCTTCCTCGCCGTCATCGCCGCTCTGGCCGGTGGAGCACTGCTGGGCATTCTCGGCGCCCTGATCGCCATCCCGATTGCGGCCAGCATTCTGCTGATCGTGCAAGAAGTGATCATTCCGCGCCAGCAACGCTCCTGA
- a CDS encoding SigE family RNA polymerase sigma factor, protein MTRPPDAAVAAGRAGASSEATEAVHAEFVAFVAAEGGRLVRLARGLLRDPATAEDIVQDVLATALMRWSRVGTADDVPAYVRRMVVNACTSHFRRAVRRERVHDPEVLTRRIDQAAAAPDGFTTIDDRDRLMSALRRLPAKQRAVLVLRHYEGLPDAEIAELLGSREVTVRTNAHRGLARLRELLSEPVGAPGPSGPRGSAEDHG, encoded by the coding sequence ATGACGAGACCGCCGGACGCCGCTGTGGCCGCCGGGCGGGCCGGCGCGTCGTCGGAGGCGACCGAGGCGGTTCACGCGGAGTTCGTGGCCTTCGTCGCGGCGGAGGGCGGGCGCCTGGTGCGCCTGGCGCGGGGCCTGTTGCGCGACCCGGCCACTGCCGAGGACATCGTGCAGGACGTGCTCGCCACCGCGCTGATGCGCTGGTCGCGGGTGGGAACAGCCGACGATGTGCCGGCATACGTCCGGCGCATGGTGGTCAACGCCTGCACGTCGCACTTTCGGCGTGCGGTGCGCCGGGAGCGCGTTCATGATCCGGAGGTGCTCACCCGCCGGATCGATCAGGCGGCTGCCGCCCCGGACGGCTTCACCACCATCGACGACCGCGACCGCCTGATGAGCGCGCTGCGGCGGCTGCCGGCCAAGCAGCGCGCCGTCCTGGTGTTGCGGCACTACGAGGGTCTGCCGGACGCGGAGATCGCCGAGCTGCTCGGCAGCCGCGAGGTGACCGTGCGCACCAATGCGCATCGGGGTCTGGCCCGGTTGCGAGAGCTGCTGTCGGAACCGGTGGGTGCCCCCGGTCCGTCGGGCCCGCGAGGGAGCGCTGAGGATCATGGTTGA
- a CDS encoding NAD-binding protein, which translates to MSREITNAAVIGLGTMGAGLAEVLSRQGIQVVAVEVDEKAVERGRARVAASVERAVTRGKMTAEDGEQILARISYTTKLEDVAPAGLVVEAVPERLELKKQIFAELDTICAGDAILATNTSSLSVTDISVATEHPRRVIGLHFFNPAPVQKLVEVIRTVVTDQGVVDDAVALTEAMGKTPVVVGDRAGFIANTLLMGYLNHAVSMLESRYATREDIDASMVYGCGLPMGPLAVIDLIGLDTVYEVLDTMYHQDRDRLHAPAPILKQMMTAGLLGRKSGRGFYTYAKPGSSSVVADAGTPAARASAQNVRPVSSVGVIGSGTMASGIVEVLAKAGLDVIFVARGQAKVDGVIAKITKSLDRAVSRGRLDQAARDGALGRITGATSVTALGEVDLVVEAIVEDLEVKRALFTELDGICKAGAILATTTSSLPVIECAAATSRPHDVVGMHFFNPAPVMKLVEVVHTVATAPDVVETVVGLCDRIGKHPVTCGDRAGFIVNALLFPYLNDAIRMLSEHYATADEIDVAMKNGCGYPMGPFELLDVVGLDVSLAIQRTLYLEFRERSWAPTPLLEQMVRAGYLGRKTGRGFRIYG; encoded by the coding sequence ATGTCGCGCGAGATCACCAACGCCGCCGTGATCGGTCTCGGAACCATGGGGGCCGGCCTGGCCGAAGTGCTCTCGCGCCAGGGGATCCAGGTGGTGGCCGTCGAGGTGGACGAGAAGGCCGTGGAGCGAGGCCGGGCCCGGGTGGCGGCCTCGGTCGAACGGGCGGTGACCCGCGGCAAGATGACCGCCGAGGACGGCGAACAGATCCTCGCCCGGATCAGCTACACCACCAAGCTCGAGGACGTCGCCCCCGCCGGTCTGGTGGTCGAGGCGGTGCCCGAGCGGCTGGAGTTGAAGAAGCAGATCTTCGCCGAGCTCGACACCATCTGTGCGGGCGACGCGATCCTCGCCACGAACACCTCCAGCCTGTCGGTGACCGACATCTCGGTGGCCACCGAACACCCCCGTCGCGTGATCGGGTTGCACTTCTTCAACCCCGCGCCGGTGCAGAAGCTGGTCGAGGTCATCCGCACCGTGGTCACCGACCAGGGCGTGGTGGACGACGCGGTCGCCTTGACCGAGGCGATGGGCAAGACCCCGGTGGTGGTGGGCGACCGGGCGGGCTTCATCGCCAACACCCTGCTGATGGGCTACCTGAACCACGCGGTGAGCATGCTCGAGTCGCGCTATGCCACCCGCGAGGACATCGACGCCTCGATGGTCTACGGCTGTGGCCTGCCGATGGGGCCGCTGGCCGTGATCGACCTGATCGGGTTGGACACGGTCTACGAGGTGCTCGACACGATGTACCACCAGGACCGCGACCGGCTGCACGCGCCGGCCCCGATCCTGAAGCAGATGATGACTGCGGGCCTGTTGGGCCGCAAGAGCGGTCGCGGGTTCTACACCTACGCCAAGCCGGGGTCCTCCAGCGTGGTGGCGGACGCCGGCACCCCCGCCGCGCGGGCCAGCGCCCAGAACGTGCGCCCGGTCTCCTCCGTCGGGGTGATCGGTTCGGGCACCATGGCCTCGGGCATCGTCGAGGTGCTGGCCAAGGCCGGGCTCGACGTCATCTTCGTGGCCCGCGGCCAGGCCAAGGTGGACGGCGTGATCGCCAAGATCACCAAGAGCCTCGATCGAGCCGTGAGCCGGGGCCGGCTCGACCAGGCCGCCCGGGACGGCGCCCTCGGCCGGATCACCGGCGCCACCTCGGTCACCGCTCTGGGTGAGGTCGACCTGGTGGTCGAGGCGATCGTCGAGGACCTCGAGGTCAAGCGGGCGTTGTTCACCGAGCTCGACGGGATCTGCAAGGCGGGTGCGATCCTGGCGACGACCACCTCCTCGCTGCCGGTCATCGAGTGTGCGGCCGCCACCTCGCGCCCGCACGACGTGGTGGGGATGCACTTCTTCAACCCGGCGCCGGTGATGAAGCTGGTCGAGGTGGTGCACACCGTGGCCACCGCACCCGATGTGGTCGAGACCGTGGTCGGGCTCTGCGATCGGATCGGCAAGCACCCGGTGACCTGCGGCGACCGCGCCGGGTTCATCGTCAACGCGCTGCTCTTCCCGTACCTGAACGACGCGATCCGCATGCTCTCGGAGCACTACGCCACCGCCGACGAGATCGATGTCGCGATGAAGAACGGCTGTGGCTACCCGATGGGACCGTTCGAACTGCTCGACGTGGTCGGGTTGGACGTCTCGCTGGCGATCCAGCGCACCCTGTACCTGGAGTTCCGCGAGCGCAGCTGGGCGCCGACCCCGCTGCTGGAGCAGATGGTGCGGGCCGGGTATCTGGGCCGCAAGACCGGGCGGGGCTTCCGCATCTACGGCTGA
- the nucS gene encoding endonuclease NucS, with the protein MRLVIARCSVDYAGRLTAHLPLATRLLMVKADGSLLVHSDGGSYKPLNWMSPPCRLTAGEPTSDQRDAGVSEIWTVQHDKTDDRLIVQLYEVLHDSSHDLGVDPGLVKDGVEAHLQELLAEHVHTLGAGYTLIRREYPTAIGPVDLLTRDADGAHVAVEIKRRGEIDGVEQLTRYLDLLNRDPLLAPVSGVFAAQEIKPQARVLAADRGIRCLTLDYDALRGHDSSEHRLF; encoded by the coding sequence GTGCGCTTGGTGATTGCCCGCTGTTCAGTCGACTATGCCGGACGGCTGACCGCCCACCTGCCGCTGGCCACGCGGTTGTTGATGGTCAAGGCCGACGGCAGCCTGTTGGTGCACTCCGACGGGGGCTCGTACAAGCCGTTGAACTGGATGAGCCCGCCCTGCCGCCTCACGGCCGGCGAACCGACGTCCGACCAACGGGACGCCGGCGTGAGCGAGATCTGGACCGTCCAGCACGACAAGACCGACGACCGGCTGATCGTGCAGCTCTACGAGGTCCTGCACGACAGCAGCCACGACCTGGGCGTCGACCCGGGCCTGGTCAAGGACGGCGTCGAGGCCCACCTGCAGGAGTTGCTCGCCGAACACGTCCACACCCTGGGTGCCGGATACACCCTGATCCGCCGCGAATATCCCACGGCGATCGGCCCGGTCGACCTGCTCACCCGTGATGCGGACGGCGCCCACGTGGCCGTCGAGATCAAGCGCCGGGGCGAGATCGACGGCGTCGAGCAGCTGACCCGCTACCTCGACCTGCTCAACCGCGACCCGCTGCTGGCCCCGGTCTCGGGTGTCTTCGCCGCCCAGGAGATCAAGCCCCAGGCGCGCGTGCTGGCCGCCGATCGCGGAATTCGCTGCCTGACCCTCGACTATGACGCGCTGCGCGGCCACGATTCGAGCGAGCACCGATTGTTCTGA
- a CDS encoding FAD-dependent oxidoreductase codes for MSQRVIVVGAGVVGLTCAVQLAETTEVMVDVLARDLPGENASALGPVPWLPPPARLGAESAEWARRTRERLCALASGDDDAAASSTGALAGVTMRPGRLFSGSSTPAAQLVNAPVVAPAVYLRYLTQRLFAAGGTLTRMSLPALPQRGLVVNCSGLAARGLAGDDQVAPWRWQYLRVSDPGLNEWLADEYLYVVPDGGTVALAADDEPGDDDARPDGSGLLRRAARLEPRLSGARVLTHRTALRAHRSGVQLSVRHEPERTVLHCYGHGSAGVSLSWGCAEEVARRVASLLVQTAAPEQHGLW; via the coding sequence ATGTCGCAGCGCGTCATCGTCGTGGGAGCCGGCGTGGTCGGCCTGACCTGCGCCGTCCAGCTCGCCGAGACCACCGAGGTGATGGTCGACGTCCTCGCCCGCGATCTGCCGGGCGAGAACGCCTCGGCCCTGGGGCCGGTGCCGTGGCTGCCGCCGCCGGCCCGCCTCGGCGCCGAGTCGGCCGAGTGGGCGCGCCGCACCCGCGAGCGGCTGTGTGCCCTGGCCTCCGGGGACGACGACGCCGCCGCGTCGAGCACCGGAGCGCTCGCCGGGGTGACGATGCGCCCCGGTCGGTTGTTCTCCGGCTCGTCGACCCCGGCGGCCCAACTGGTGAACGCACCGGTGGTCGCCCCGGCGGTCTATCTGCGGTACCTGACCCAGCGGTTGTTCGCTGCCGGGGGGACCCTCACCCGGATGTCCCTGCCGGCGCTGCCCCAGCGTGGCCTGGTGGTCAACTGCTCCGGCCTGGCGGCCCGCGGTCTGGCCGGGGACGACCAGGTCGCGCCCTGGCGCTGGCAGTACCTGCGGGTGAGCGACCCGGGCCTGAACGAGTGGCTCGCCGACGAGTACCTGTACGTGGTGCCGGACGGCGGCACGGTGGCGCTGGCGGCCGACGACGAACCCGGGGACGACGACGCGCGCCCCGACGGTTCCGGCCTGCTGCGCCGAGCGGCCCGGCTCGAACCCCGGCTGTCCGGGGCGCGGGTGTTGACCCATCGCACGGCGTTGCGGGCGCACCGTTCCGGGGTGCAGTTGTCGGTGCGGCACGAGCCCGAGCGCACGGTGCTGCACTGCTACGGCCACGGCAGCGCCGGAGTGAGCCTGTCGTGGGGCTGCGCCGAGGAGGTGGCCCGACGCGTCGCCTCGCTGCTGGTCCAGACGGCGGCCCCGGAGCAACACGGACTGTGGTGA
- a CDS encoding DUF1800 domain-containing protein translates to MLEDVTRDGRDHPVAETPPPLPGSVFPAPPVPSDAGPHSVSDARRRSERVARKRALGRTRGHAAGLRVAAGAREAAKVFRPLTLSRRQALAAAGAAAAVGSLSALALGGRSELAGASNALGAKASGPTAAGVGSPTVRLGTSATPARLVPVPVARNLSAEHLMRRVTYGPTPAMRAQVSALGLSNWLALQLAPARIADPLGNKVNALYPRLSYSMARAHAMQKQGDDYYKFLYEVGLLHLGRAVWSERQLNEVMVDFWSNHLNVPAPADKGSFARHRYDADVIRKHAFGRFEDMLLASSTHPAMLAYLDNALSTKQQPNENYAREIMELHTLGVDGGYTERDIKQAALLLTGWEITDQATTRYVPARHHSRPVTILGTRYANGTGQAGRLAQQRFVRNLASHPATARYICRKLAIHFVSDAPSAELVNALTRTYLRNKTAISPVLRQLFGSAEFAAAEGAKMRRPLERTIAVIRTLGPKFTGNKDALQQVYWMTGNSGQTPMAWPTPDGYPDLARKWQSPADALELINQTTGLVYGWSPDKLGLPGSAKLLAKPPANRSAMIDVAAKRVLGRLPTAQERTAVAQLLAGTKLPTRFASDGWARESTAALTAIAMMSSPAFLTR, encoded by the coding sequence GTGCTCGAAGACGTCACCCGAGATGGCCGAGATCACCCGGTCGCCGAGACACCCCCGCCGCTCCCCGGCTCGGTGTTCCCCGCGCCGCCCGTGCCATCGGACGCCGGCCCGCACTCGGTGAGCGATGCGCGACGCCGCAGCGAGCGGGTCGCCCGCAAGCGCGCCCTGGGCCGTACCCGCGGGCACGCGGCGGGCCTGCGAGTGGCCGCCGGCGCCCGCGAGGCCGCCAAGGTGTTCCGGCCACTGACCCTGTCCCGGCGACAGGCCCTCGCCGCAGCCGGTGCCGCAGCGGCCGTCGGCAGCCTGTCGGCCCTGGCCCTGGGCGGTCGCTCCGAGCTGGCCGGCGCCTCGAACGCGCTGGGAGCCAAGGCGTCCGGGCCCACCGCGGCCGGCGTCGGGTCCCCCACGGTACGTCTGGGCACGTCCGCCACCCCGGCCCGGCTGGTACCGGTTCCCGTGGCGCGCAACCTGTCTGCCGAACACTTGATGCGCCGGGTCACCTATGGCCCCACCCCGGCCATGCGGGCCCAGGTCTCCGCCCTGGGGCTGTCCAACTGGCTGGCCCTGCAGCTCGCCCCGGCGCGGATCGCCGATCCGCTCGGCAACAAGGTGAATGCGCTCTACCCGCGGCTCAGCTACTCGATGGCACGGGCCCACGCGATGCAGAAGCAGGGCGACGACTACTACAAGTTCCTCTACGAGGTCGGCCTGCTGCACCTCGGCCGTGCCGTCTGGAGCGAACGTCAGCTGAACGAGGTGATGGTGGACTTCTGGTCCAACCACCTCAACGTCCCCGCCCCGGCCGACAAGGGCTCCTTCGCCCGCCACCGCTACGACGCGGACGTGATCCGCAAGCACGCCTTCGGTCGTTTCGAGGACATGCTGCTCGCCAGCTCGACCCACCCCGCGATGCTGGCCTACCTCGACAACGCCCTCTCGACCAAGCAGCAGCCCAACGAGAACTACGCCCGCGAGATCATGGAGCTGCACACCCTCGGGGTGGACGGCGGCTACACCGAGCGCGACATCAAGCAGGCCGCCCTGCTGCTGACCGGGTGGGAGATCACCGATCAGGCGACCACCCGATACGTCCCGGCCCGCCACCACAGCCGGCCGGTCACCATCCTGGGTACCAGGTATGCCAACGGCACCGGCCAGGCCGGACGCCTCGCGCAGCAACGGTTCGTGCGCAACCTGGCCTCGCATCCCGCCACCGCCCGCTACATCTGTCGCAAGCTGGCGATCCACTTCGTCTCCGACGCGCCGTCCGCCGAACTGGTCAACGCGCTCACCCGCACCTACCTGCGCAACAAGACCGCGATCAGCCCCGTCCTGCGCCAGCTGTTCGGTTCGGCGGAGTTCGCCGCCGCCGAGGGCGCGAAGATGCGTCGCCCGCTCGAGCGCACCATTGCCGTGATCCGAACCCTGGGTCCGAAGTTCACCGGCAACAAGGACGCGCTGCAGCAGGTGTACTGGATGACCGGCAACTCGGGGCAGACCCCGATGGCCTGGCCCACCCCGGACGGGTATCCCGATCTGGCCCGCAAGTGGCAGAGCCCGGCGGACGCCCTGGAGCTGATCAACCAGACCACCGGCCTGGTCTACGGCTGGTCGCCGGACAAGCTCGGTCTGCCGGGCTCGGCCAAGCTGCTCGCCAAGCCCCCGGCCAATCGCAGCGCCATGATCGACGTGGCCGCCAAGCGGGTGCTGGGGCGGTTGCCCACCGCTCAGGAGCGCACTGCCGTCGCCCAGCTGCTCGCCGGCACCAAACTGCCCACCCGGTTCGCGTCCGACGGCTGGGCACGCGAGTCGACCGCTGCGCTGACGGCGATCGCGATGATGAGCTCCCCCGCCTTCCTGACCCGCTGA